In the Candidatus Acidiferrales bacterium genome, one interval contains:
- a CDS encoding heavy metal-binding domain-containing protein, producing MNSGKGILFAVVAAGLLGGLSWLAGGVPAAPQATQAVPASRQHAMPAGSPGEQATASQEKRAAAGERKILYWVDPMHPAYKSDKPGTAPDCGMDLVPVYADE from the coding sequence ATGAATTCAGGGAAGGGAATCTTGTTCGCAGTTGTTGCCGCCGGATTGCTCGGCGGTTTGAGCTGGCTGGCCGGAGGCGTCCCCGCTGCTCCGCAAGCAACCCAGGCCGTGCCGGCGTCTCGTCAGCACGCCATGCCCGCCGGCTCACCCGGCGAGCAGGCAACGGCCAGCCAAGAAAAGCGCGCCGCGGCCGGCGAGCGAAAAATCCTCTATTGGGTTGACCCGATGCATCCGGCTTATAAGTCGGATAAGCCCGGTACGGCGCCCGATTGCGGCATGGACCTCGTGCCGGTCTATGCCGATGAA